In the Prochlorococcus marinus str. MIT 9312 genome, TTTACTAAAATATTTGAACCAAAGCTTAAAAGAAATATTCCCAATATTAACTTTAGTAAAATATTTAGCTTTCCTTTATGGTTATTTTTGAATTCAGCTATCTCTGGTTCAGCATCTTTTGTAGCCTCTTCTTTCTCATTGATAGTATTAATTTCCCATATTGTATTTAAGACTAAACAAAATATTAGAAAGATCCCTGCTTGCAATGTTAATAAGCCTGTTGATGACATTGCCCAAACAGCACAAGAAATAGCCATTAATAGAGGGACATCTCTTCTGACTATCCTGCTTTTTACCTTAAGTGGTGTTATCAATGAGCTTATACCTAAAACTACAAGAACATTGAAGATATTGCTTCCTATTACATTGCTAGCCGCAATCGAATCACTACCTTTTAAAATTGAACTTAAACTGACTAATAATTCAGGAGAGCTTGTACCTAGTGAAACAACTGTTAAACCAATAACTATTTGAGGTATTCCTAAAATCAAAGATAAATATATAGCTCCTTGGATAAAGAACTCTCCTCCTGCAAAAAGTAAAACAACTCCTAAAAATATTTCTATTATTGGAAATAAAAAATCACTCATATTCAAGCTTTTATTTAGATAATTAAAATTTTAATAATTGATTAATAACTATCCTCGAATATCTATAATTTATTGTCAATTTTAATTTGCTGTTAAAATTGATTAAATAGTAAAAATTTTGAAGACATTAACCATAATAAAACCTGATGATTGGCATTTACATTTAAGAGAAGGTCTTGTATTAAAAAATATCATTCATTTTACTTCAGAATTTTTTGGAAGAGCTATCGTTATGCCAAATACTAAAATTCCCATAACAACTATTGATGGCGCTATTTCTTACAAAAAATCTATTGTTGAAGCGTTACCAGAAAGTTCTAAGTTTGAACCATTAATGACAATGTATCTTACAGATGAGACTGATAAAGGAGAACTAATAAATGGTTTCAAAAATAATGTTTTTTTCGCAGCAAAATTATATCCTGCTAATGCCACAACAAATTCCATTCATGGAGTTAAGAAAATAAAAAATCTATATAAGATCTTTGAATCAATGCAAGATTCTGGAATGCCTCTTCTAATTCATGGGGAAGTGACTGATTCTGAAGTGGATGTATTTGATAGAGAAGAAGTTTTTATAGATAGAGAACTTTCCCAAATAACTAAAAGATTTCCAAAATTAAAAATCGTTTTAGAACATATAACCACCTCTTATGCAGTGGATTTTGTTCAAGAAAATAATATTGGAGCTACTATCACTCCCCATCATTTGCACATAAATAGAAATGCAATGTTTTTTGGAGGCTTAAATAGTGATTTTTACTGCTTACCTGTGGCTAAGAGGGAAAAAAATAGACTGGCTTTGAGGAAAGCTGCAACAAGTGGGAAAGAATGTTTTTTCTTGGGAACTGACTCTGCTCCACACCTAAGAAAGTGGAAGGCTTTTTGTGGTTGTGCAGGTATTTTTAATTCGCCAGTAGCAATAGAAAGCTATTTAACTGTATTTGAAGAGGAAAATGCTCTAGATAATTTTGAGAAGTTTGCAAGTTTGAATGGCTCTGATTTTTATAATTTGCACCCAAATAAAGAAAAATTAAAATTAGTGTCTAAACCTAATAAAATTAAAGAATATATTGATGTTGTTGAAGAAAAAAATATTGTCGGACAAATAAAACCATTTCATGCAGGTGAAACTTTACAATGGCATGTAGAAGGGATTGTAAATTAACAAATTAAAGTTAATCTGATCATTCATTAAAAGTGTAAATTTCCCAATTTTTATTGGTTAAATGGGTTGCTTTCGGCTACGATAAATAAGCGCAAATTCCTTTTGGGAGTGTGGCGGAATTGGTAGACGCGCCGGACTTAAAATCCGTCGAGCGATTTAGCTCGTGGGGGTTCAAGTCCCCCCACTCCCATTATTTAATTATTTACTTTTAGTTCTGACGATAACTTCCAATAATTGTTATGTTTTAACTAAGCAACCATAAATCAAAATGGAAAGTTTTTTCAATAATTCATTCGCTACTTTAATTGCTTATATGGGAGTTATAACTATCTATTTATTGGTTATTCCATTATTACTATTTTACTGGATGAATAATAGGTGGCATGTTATGGGCAAATATGAAAGATTAGGAATTTATGGACTTGTATTTCTTTTCTT is a window encoding:
- a CDS encoding calcium/sodium antiporter; this translates as MSDFLFPIIEIFLGVVLLFAGGEFFIQGAIYLSLILGIPQIVIGLTVVSLGTSSPELLVSLSSILKGSDSIAASNVIGSNIFNVLVVLGISSLITPLKVKSRIVRRDVPLLMAISCAVWAMSSTGLLTLQAGIFLIFCLVLNTIWEINTINEKEEATKDAEPEIAEFKNNHKGKLNILLKLILGIFLLSFGSNILVNGSQTLATLLGVNEIVIGLTIVATGTSLPELVTSIIAAFKGKTDLAIGNVIGSNLLNQLLILGSCSIFSGFKGLVIEQSLIKVDLPFMVLTTFACLPIFWSKGKITRIEGFILLNLYIFYILDKILFLNEFNYLSELRIGLIFYFSLLVVILFAQENLKFSES
- the pyrC gene encoding dihydroorotase, encoding MKTLTIIKPDDWHLHLREGLVLKNIIHFTSEFFGRAIVMPNTKIPITTIDGAISYKKSIVEALPESSKFEPLMTMYLTDETDKGELINGFKNNVFFAAKLYPANATTNSIHGVKKIKNLYKIFESMQDSGMPLLIHGEVTDSEVDVFDREEVFIDRELSQITKRFPKLKIVLEHITTSYAVDFVQENNIGATITPHHLHINRNAMFFGGLNSDFYCLPVAKREKNRLALRKAATSGKECFFLGTDSAPHLRKWKAFCGCAGIFNSPVAIESYLTVFEEENALDNFEKFASLNGSDFYNLHPNKEKLKLVSKPNKIKEYIDVVEEKNIVGQIKPFHAGETLQWHVEGIVN
- a CDS encoding NAD(P)H-quinone oxidoreductase subunit L, with amino-acid sequence MESFFNNSFATLIAYMGVITIYLLVIPLLLFYWMNNRWHVMGKYERLGIYGLVFLFFPGLILFSPFLNLRLKGSGKG